From Aspergillus fumigatus Af293 chromosome 5, whole genome shotgun sequence, a single genomic window includes:
- a CDS encoding 1-aminocyclopropane-1-carboxylate deaminase/D-cysteine desulfhydrase: MAVPLPAAFAQIPRYPLLYPHPSPIHPLTLLSTYLNNSRNNNTAKTPYISLYAKREDHSSPLACAGNKYRKLEYIIPDIRASHSAPNEPPPTLVTEGAIQSNHTVQVAAVAKRLGLEAVVILHKGTGGGLAASTDKVSFLRTGNPQVVRLLGAEVRMLESSTVPADGDKDPIPGILEELRAQGKAPYWIPSGASLHPLGGLGYARCAFEIAIQEQAQGLDGSGRFDYIFVACGSGSTVGGLIAGLKLLEKKEGRTWLSKPPRQVIGILTSPTKPQEYHEERVLTFARRAAALIGLDAEKDISMDDVRLDDRFAGTAYGVLDAQTSTALDLMAKKEAVMLDPVYTSKVVRGLLHWVQQEELAKDWSLRLGDRERPDCMNVLFIHTGGQAALGAYADMVEL; this comes from the coding sequence ATGGCAGTCCCTCTACCGGCAGCTTTTGCTCAGATTCCTCGGTATCCTCTTCTATACCCTCATCCTTCCCCGATCCACCCCCTCACACTTCTATCCACATACCTCAACAACAGCCGCAACAATAATACGGCCAAAACACCGTATATCTCCCTCTACGCCAAACGAGAAGACCACTCTTCCCCACTCGCCTGCGCAGGGAACAAATACCGCAAGCTTGAATACATTATCCCCGACATCCGGGCCTCTCACAGCGCCCCCAATGAACCCCCACCAACCCTCGTCACTGAGGGCGCCATCCAGAGCAACCACACCGTGCAGGTCGCCGCGGTAGCGAAACGACTCGGCCTCGAGGCAGTCGTCATCCTTCACAAAGGCACAGGCGGCGGTCTAGCCGCCTCAACCGATAAAGTCTCGTTCCTGCGCACGGGAAACCCGCAAGTCGTCCGTCTCCTGGGGGCGGAGGTGAGGATGCTGGAGTCGTCGACTGTTCCCGCAGACGGGGATAAGGATCCGATTCCTGGGATTCTGGAGGAGTTACGCGCGCAGGGCAAGGCGCCGTATTGGATCCCTTCCGGGGCAAGTCTGCATCCTCTCGGTGGATTGGGGTATGCGCGCTGTGCGTTTGAGATTGCGATACAGGAGCAGGCGCAAGGTTTGGATGGGAGTGGGCGCTTTGATTATATCTTCGTTGCGTGCGGGAGTGGCAGTACGGTGGGCGGTTTGATCGCCGGGCTGAAGctgttggagaagaaggaaggcaGAACCTGGTTGAGCAAACCACCTCGGCAAGTCATTGGGATCTTGACTTCGCCTACCAAGCCTCAGGAGTACCATGAAGAGCGGGTACTCACCTTTGCGCGTCGCGCAGCTGCTCTTATTGGGTTGGATGCCGAAAAGGACATTTCTATGGATGATGTTCGGCTTGATGATCGGTTCGCTGGCACCGCATATGGCGTTCTAGACGCCCAGACAAGCACGGCGCTGGACTTAATGGCGAAAAAGGAGGCAGTAATGCTAGATCCCGTATATACTTCAAAGGTCGTACGGGGACTCTTGCACTGGGTACAGCAAGAGGAGCTGGCAAAGGACTGGTCACTTCGTCTGGGAGATCGAGAACGTCCCGACTGCATGAATGTGCTTTTCATCCACACTGGAGGACAGGCTGCGTTAGGCGCCTACGCAGACATGGTCGAATTATAG